DNA from Saliniramus fredricksonii:
GGGGACGGGTTTCGAACCGCCGACCCGGTCGATCACCCGCTCCTGCAGGGCGCGCAGCAGCTTGGCCTGGAGGCGCGGATCCATCTCGGAGATCTCGTCGAGCAGCAGGGTGCCGCCGCTGGCTTCCTCGAACTTGCCGATCCGCCGCGCCGTGGCGCCGGTAAAGGCGCCCTTCTCATGACCGAACAGCTCCGATTCCAGCAGATTATCGGGGATCGCCGCGCAATTGAGCGAGATGAAGGGCTTGTTGCGCCGGCCCGAGCGCTGGTGCACATGGCGCGCGAGCACTTCCTTGCCGGTACCGCTCTCGCCGGTGATCAGGATCGAGGCCTCCGAGCCCGCCACCTGTTCGGCGAGCTTCACCACCTTCTCCATGGCCGGGTCGCGCCAGATAAAGGAGCGGTTATCGGCAGCCACCGCCTCGATCACGGCGGCGATCATGTCGGCATCGGGAGGCAGCGGGATGTATTCCTTCGCCCCCGCCTGGATCGCGGCGACGGCGGCGCGCGCATCGGTCCCCGTCCCGCAGGCCACGACGGGCAGACGCATGCGCTCGCGGGCAAGCGTCTCGACGAGTTCGGCGACGGGCAGGGAGACGTCGATCATGACGAGATCGGCACCCTTGGCGCGCAGGACGTTCATCCCCTGATCGAGCGCCTCGGCATGGGTGACCGCGGCACCGCGATTCATCGCGATGCGCGAGGCGTTGATCAGTTCGCCATTGAGCGTGCCGATGATCAGGAGGCGCATGGACATGTCGTTTCGATCCCTTGTCTTTCCCAGCGACTCAGCTGTCGTTCTTGATGATTTCGGTCATGGTCACGCCCAGCCGGTCCTCGACGAGCACCACCTCGCCGCGCGCCACCAGGCGATTGTTGACGAAGATGTCGATCGCCTCACCGACCTTGCGGTCGAGATCGAGCACGGCGCCGGGGCCGAGCTGCAACAGGTCCCCCACCGGCATGCGCGACGAACCGAGGATCGCCGAGACGGTGACCGGCACGTCGAAGATCTGCTCGAGATCCGCAGCCGAGCGCTGCGATACCGGCGCATCGCGGGTGGAGAGCGGCGCATTGGCATCGGCATCGAAATCGATATCCGAATTGTTCAACTGCGGCAGGTCGAATTCGTCGCTCATTCTCTTCGCCTTCTGGTTTGCGGCACCACCTTAGCGGCGCCGTGATGACAATCTGCCCCGTCAGGGCATTCTTCCCTCCCGCCCCGCCTTCAGGCGGGACGGATGGCATCGGCAACCGATGCTCCGATCTTCGCGCCTTCGCGCACGATGCCGCCATCGGCCCATTCGAGCCGTGCATCCCCCGGCTCGATTTCGGGCTCGCCCATGATCACGAGGCGTCCCTCGAAACCACGCTCACGCGCGATCTTCTGCATCAGCGTCTCGGTCTTCTCGACGAGCGCCTCGTTCACGCGCACCACGAGATGCGGCACGCCACGCAGGTGTTCGAAGGATTTGCGCGCCAGCTGGCCGATCGCATCCATCGGGTAATGCGCCAGCGCGTCGCCGGCGAGTTTTTCAGCGAGCGCCGTGGCGAAGGCGACGGCTTCGTCCTCGAAGGCAGCGCGGTCCGCATCGGCGCGCGCGAGCAGGGCAGCAACATCCTCGGCGATGCGCGCGAGCATCTGCTGCATCTGCGCATCGGCCTCGACGCGCGCCTGTGCCTGCCCCTCGGCAAATCCGGCTTCACGCCCGCGCTTCTCGGCCTCGGCCAGGGCCTCGCGCCCCCTGGGCGTCTGCTCACCCGCCGGAGCCGCGAAATCCCGCTGGAACAGGAACTTGCGCGCCTCGGGCGGCTTGCCGCCGGATCCGGTTTTCTCATCCGCGCTCATGGATCCACTGCCTCAGGACGGAAACGGTTTCCGTGGGACTCTGCTGGACGAGATCACCGACGCGATCCAGCGATTGCTGCTGCACCTCGCCGTTGACCTTGGCCATTTCGATCATTTTCGAGGCCGGATTCTCGCGTTGCTGCAAGGCGGGATAATCGCTCTCGTCAGACGACCCGCCATCCGTGACGGCCTTGCGCTTCTGCGGCGCCTCGTTCGCGAGGATCTGGCGCACGAGCGGGCGCACCACCG
Protein-coding regions in this window:
- a CDS encoding FliH/SctL family protein, which translates into the protein MSADEKTGSGGKPPEARKFLFQRDFAAPAGEQTPRGREALAEAEKRGREAGFAEGQAQARVEADAQMQQMLARIAEDVAALLARADADRAAFEDEAVAFATALAEKLAGDALAHYPMDAIGQLARKSFEHLRGVPHLVVRVNEALVEKTETLMQKIARERGFEGRLVIMGEPEIEPGDARLEWADGGIVREGAKIGASVADAIRPA
- the fliN gene encoding flagellar motor switch protein FliN, with protein sequence MSDEFDLPQLNNSDIDFDADANAPLSTRDAPVSQRSAADLEQIFDVPVTVSAILGSSRMPVGDLLQLGPGAVLDLDRKVGEAIDIFVNNRLVARGEVVLVEDRLGVTMTEIIKNDS
- a CDS encoding sigma-54-dependent transcriptional regulator FlbD, translating into MRLLIIGTLNGELINASRIAMNRGAAVTHAEALDQGMNVLRAKGADLVMIDVSLPVAELVETLARERMRLPVVACGTGTDARAAVAAIQAGAKEYIPLPPDADMIAAVIEAVAADNRSFIWRDPAMEKVVKLAEQVAGSEASILITGESGTGKEVLARHVHQRSGRRNKPFISLNCAAIPDNLLESELFGHEKGAFTGATARRIGKFEEASGGTLLLDEISEMDPRLQAKLLRALQERVIDRVGGSKPVPVDIRIIATSNRNLAEAVKDGSFREDLFYRLNVVHLKLPALRERPEDVLALAAFFAEKYAEQNGLPLRPLSAQARDLAVAAPWRGNVRELENAIHRAVLLSSGAEIEADALRSPDGEGLETAPDDSAARAARTAEAVTRSLVGRTVAEVEQDLILDTLDHCVGNRTHAAKILGISIRTLRNKLNEYSSAGVTVPDPGQRRMSA